The following coding sequences lie in one Bacteroidota bacterium genomic window:
- the atpF gene encoding F0F1 ATP synthase subunit B: MLDINPGLIIWTIVTFLILMFLLKKLAWKPLLTALEKREEHIRSSIDRAEKAARDAEHQAAENKKHIANAEVKASKLLKEGHELGEKLKAEIVEKAHHQARHMVESAKLEIEREKEAALLKLRSEVADLAINTAKKIIGETLDDEKHRKVVDSYLDELPKN; encoded by the coding sequence ATGTTAGATATAAATCCCGGATTAATAATCTGGACAATAGTAACTTTTCTGATACTGATGTTTTTGTTGAAGAAGTTAGCATGGAAGCCGCTACTTACAGCTCTCGAAAAGCGAGAGGAACACATCCGAAGCTCGATTGACAGAGCCGAGAAAGCTGCACGCGATGCCGAACATCAAGCTGCTGAAAACAAAAAGCACATAGCCAACGCCGAAGTTAAAGCCTCGAAGCTATTAAAAGAAGGACACGAACTTGGCGAAAAACTGAAAGCTGAAATAGTTGAGAAGGCACATCATCAAGCGCGGCATATGGTCGAATCGGCGAAATTGGAAATCGAGAGAGAAAAAGAAGCCGCACTACTCAAATTGCGAAGCGAAGTTGCCGATTTGGCAATCAACACCGCAAAAAAAATAATTGGCGAAACCCTCGACGATGAAAAACATCGGAAAGTAGTCGATTCATATTTAGATGAACTGCCGAAAAATTAA